Proteins encoded within one genomic window of Bradyrhizobium sp. CB1717:
- a CDS encoding 2-isopropylmalate synthase has protein sequence MAPANKSDKDRVIIFDTTLRDGEQCPGATMTFEEKLEVAELLDDMGVDVIEAGFPITSQGDFEAVSEIARRSKNSVIAGLSRAHPADIDRCAEAVKFAKRGRVHTVIATSPLHMRVKLNKTPEEVLETSVAMVARARNQIDDVEWSAEDGTRSEMDFLCRIVEAVIKAGATTVNIPDTVGYTVPEEYTHFMKTLIERVPNSDKAVFSVHCHNDLGMAVANSLAGIVGGARQVECTINGIGERAGNAALEEIVMAINVRNDKFPYWNKIDTTQLTRASKVVSAATSFPVQYNKAIVGRNAFAHESGIHQDGVLKDASTYEIMRPEMVGLKQSSLVLGKHSGRHAFVHKLEEMGYKLGPNQLEDAFTRMKALADRKKDIYDEDIEALVDEEMAASHDRIKLTSLTVIAGTHGPQRATMKLDVDGQIKIEEAEGNGPVDAVFNCIKRLVPHEAKLELYQVHAVTEGTDAQAEVSVRLSQDGRSMTARAADPDTLVASAKAYLGALNKIVMKRQRDTVTTAAAS, from the coding sequence ATGGCCCCCGCGAACAAGTCCGACAAGGACCGCGTCATCATTTTCGACACCACGCTGCGCGACGGCGAGCAGTGCCCCGGCGCCACCATGACCTTCGAGGAGAAGCTCGAGGTCGCCGAGCTGCTGGACGATATGGGCGTGGACGTCATCGAGGCCGGCTTCCCGATCACCTCGCAGGGTGACTTCGAAGCGGTGAGCGAGATCGCCCGCCGCTCCAAGAATTCCGTCATCGCCGGCCTGTCCCGCGCGCATCCGGCCGACATCGACCGCTGCGCTGAAGCGGTGAAGTTCGCCAAGCGTGGCCGCGTCCACACCGTGATCGCGACCTCGCCGTTGCATATGCGGGTGAAGCTGAACAAGACGCCGGAAGAAGTGCTCGAGACCTCGGTTGCGATGGTCGCGCGCGCCCGCAACCAGATCGACGACGTCGAATGGTCGGCCGAGGACGGCACCCGCAGCGAGATGGATTTCCTCTGCCGCATCGTGGAGGCCGTGATCAAGGCTGGCGCCACCACGGTGAACATCCCCGATACCGTCGGCTACACGGTGCCGGAGGAATACACCCACTTCATGAAGACGCTGATCGAGCGCGTGCCGAACTCGGACAAGGCGGTGTTCTCCGTGCACTGCCATAACGACCTCGGCATGGCCGTGGCGAACTCGCTGGCCGGCATCGTCGGCGGCGCGCGCCAGGTCGAGTGCACCATCAACGGCATCGGCGAGCGCGCCGGCAACGCTGCGCTCGAAGAGATCGTGATGGCGATCAACGTGCGCAACGACAAATTCCCCTACTGGAACAAGATCGACACCACGCAGCTGACCCGCGCCTCGAAGGTGGTGTCGGCGGCGACCTCGTTTCCGGTCCAGTACAACAAGGCGATCGTCGGCCGGAACGCCTTCGCGCATGAGAGCGGCATCCATCAGGACGGCGTGCTGAAGGACGCCTCGACCTACGAGATCATGCGGCCCGAGATGGTCGGCCTGAAGCAGTCCTCGCTGGTGCTCGGCAAGCACTCCGGCCGTCACGCCTTCGTGCACAAGCTGGAGGAGATGGGCTACAAGCTCGGTCCGAACCAGCTGGAAGATGCGTTCACGCGGATGAAGGCGCTCGCCGACCGCAAGAAGGACATCTACGACGAGGACATCGAGGCGCTGGTCGACGAGGAGATGGCGGCCTCGCACGACCGCATCAAGCTGACCTCGCTGACCGTGATCGCCGGCACCCATGGCCCGCAGCGCGCGACCATGAAGCTCGACGTCGACGGCCAGATCAAGATCGAGGAAGCCGAGGGCAACGGTCCTGTCGATGCGGTGTTCAACTGCATCAAGCGCCTGGTGCCGCACGAGGCCAAGCTCGAGCTGTACCAGGTTCACGCGGTCACCGAAGGCACCGACGCACAGGCGGAAGTCTCGGTGCGGCTGTCGCAGGACGGCCGCTCGATGACGGCGCGCGCGGCGGACCCGGATACGCTGGTGGCCTCGGCCAAGGCCTATCTGGGCGCACTAAACAAGATCGTCATGAAGCGCCAGCGCGACACGGTGACGACGGCGGCGGCGAGCTGA
- a CDS encoding TRAP transporter substrate-binding protein produces MRTFAIAASIAVLALGLTGPALAQSPIIIKFSHVVATDTPKGKASEKFKELAEKYTGGKVKVEVYPNSTLYKDKEELEALQLGSVQMLAPSNSKFGPLGIREFEVFDLPYILPDLKTLRKVTEGPLGLRLLKLLDTKGITGLAYWDNGFKQMSANKKLIAPADYQGVKFRIQSSRVLQAQFKTLGSLPQVMAFGEVYQALQTGVVDGQENTWSNIYTQKMHEVQKYITETNHGYIGYVVIVNKKFWDDLPADIRDQLSKAMKEATDFNNAQSQKENDDALAEIKKSGKSEIIKLTGAQDEAMRKAMEPVYKDAAGRVGQPLIDEFLKEAKSTTN; encoded by the coding sequence ATGCGCACCTTCGCGATCGCCGCGTCCATCGCGGTCCTGGCACTTGGCCTGACCGGGCCGGCACTGGCGCAGTCGCCGATCATCATCAAGTTCAGCCACGTCGTCGCCACCGACACGCCGAAGGGCAAGGCGTCGGAGAAGTTCAAGGAACTCGCCGAGAAGTACACCGGCGGCAAGGTCAAGGTCGAGGTCTACCCGAACTCGACGCTGTACAAGGACAAGGAAGAACTCGAGGCGCTGCAGCTCGGCAGCGTGCAGATGCTGGCGCCGTCCAACTCCAAGTTTGGCCCGCTCGGCATCCGCGAGTTCGAGGTGTTCGACCTGCCCTACATCCTGCCCGACCTGAAGACGCTGCGGAAGGTGACGGAAGGCCCGCTTGGGCTCCGCCTTCTCAAGCTGCTGGATACCAAGGGCATCACCGGCCTTGCCTATTGGGACAACGGCTTCAAGCAGATGAGCGCGAACAAGAAGCTGATTGCGCCCGCCGACTATCAGGGCGTCAAGTTCCGCATCCAGTCCTCGCGCGTGCTGCAGGCCCAGTTCAAGACGCTCGGCTCGCTGCCGCAGGTGATGGCTTTCGGCGAGGTCTACCAGGCACTGCAGACCGGCGTCGTCGACGGCCAGGAGAACACCTGGTCGAACATCTATACCCAGAAGATGCACGAGGTGCAGAAGTACATCACCGAGACCAATCACGGCTACATCGGCTACGTCGTGATCGTGAACAAGAAGTTCTGGGACGATTTGCCGGCCGACATCCGCGACCAACTGTCGAAGGCGATGAAGGAAGCGACCGACTTCAACAACGCGCAGTCGCAGAAGGAAAACGACGACGCGCTCGCCGAGATCAAGAAGAGCGGCAAGAGCGAGATCATCAAGCTCACGGGCGCGCAGGACGAGGCGATGCGCAAGGCGATGGAGCCGGTCTACAAGGACGCCGCGGGCCGCGTCGGCCAGCCGCTGATCGACGAGTTCCTGAAGGAAGCCAAGAGCACGACGAACTGA
- a CDS encoding Spy/CpxP family protein refolding chaperone, with protein MKKFTIAAIAALSIAGSGAVYAQYHRPWMEHFRHIRMNPEDRAAFVDARIAAVHAGLKLNADQEKLWPPVEAAVRDFAKLRIDRANARMNAGPGDANRDADKPDDPIARLRQRAEDMGASSAALKKIADAADPLYKTLDEGQKRRLAVLTRHRGPFGGGEDGPPHHFMGRGMDRMMERGMEHFHRDRFDRDGSPDRDREGRL; from the coding sequence ATGAAGAAGTTCACCATCGCCGCCATCGCCGCGCTCAGCATTGCCGGCTCGGGCGCGGTTTATGCCCAGTATCATCGCCCGTGGATGGAGCACTTCCGCCACATCCGCATGAATCCGGAAGACCGCGCCGCCTTCGTCGACGCGCGGATCGCCGCCGTCCACGCCGGGCTGAAGCTCAACGCCGATCAGGAAAAGCTGTGGCCGCCGGTCGAGGCCGCCGTGCGCGACTTCGCCAAGCTGCGCATCGATCGCGCCAATGCGCGCATGAATGCCGGCCCAGGTGACGCAAACAGGGATGCCGACAAGCCGGACGATCCGATCGCCCGCCTGCGCCAGCGCGCCGAGGACATGGGCGCCAGTTCCGCCGCCCTGAAGAAGATCGCCGATGCCGCCGACCCGCTCTACAAGACCCTGGACGAGGGCCAGAAGCGGCGCCTCGCCGTGCTGACCCGCCACCGCGGCCCGTTCGGCGGCGGCGAGGACGGCCCGCCCCACCACTTCATGGGACGCGGCATGGACCGGATGATGGAGAGGGGCATGGAGCACTTCCACCGGGACCGTTTCGACCGCGACGGCAGCCCGGACCGGGATCGCGAGGGCCGGCTCTGA
- a CDS encoding alpha/beta hydrolase, giving the protein MLSMTEAKPSLLKISDELSVRFQKTGSGPPLLLIHTIRTQLEYFRGLAPLLAESHTVYAIDLPGHGHSPIDPSASFDEPYFRRAVIRFIEELDLSDVTLVGESIGGALALTVAASLPQRVKRVFAINPYDYETRYGDGIRRGNWFANFIIGSLQIPVLGAINASLENKMVLGKIMGGGYHDPRKLPADLLAEFNEVARRPGYKRIARKVLAGWRSWSKARDYYRQISAPVTLIYGDSDWSRPDERERTQSLIPASQMVALKNTGHFSAVENPSELARVIVETE; this is encoded by the coding sequence ATGCTCAGCATGACTGAAGCCAAACCAAGTTTGCTGAAGATATCGGATGAGCTAAGCGTACGTTTTCAAAAGACCGGCAGCGGGCCTCCGCTGCTCCTCATACATACGATCCGGACGCAGCTCGAATATTTCCGCGGTCTTGCGCCCCTCCTCGCCGAATCGCACACGGTGTACGCCATTGACCTTCCGGGTCACGGACACTCACCCATCGATCCAAGCGCAAGCTTCGATGAACCCTACTTCAGGCGGGCCGTCATACGCTTCATCGAGGAGCTGGACCTCTCGGACGTGACGCTCGTTGGCGAATCGATCGGCGGGGCATTGGCCCTCACAGTGGCGGCGTCCCTTCCGCAGCGGGTGAAGCGGGTCTTTGCGATCAACCCCTACGACTATGAGACCCGCTACGGCGACGGCATTCGACGCGGCAACTGGTTCGCGAACTTCATCATCGGAAGTCTGCAGATCCCGGTGCTCGGCGCGATCAATGCTTCGCTCGAAAACAAGATGGTCCTCGGCAAGATCATGGGCGGCGGATATCACGACCCACGCAAACTGCCGGCGGATTTGCTTGCCGAGTTCAATGAAGTGGCCCGCCGTCCGGGATACAAGCGGATCGCGCGCAAGGTGCTGGCTGGCTGGCGATCCTGGAGCAAGGCACGCGATTACTATCGGCAGATCTCAGCGCCCGTGACGCTCATTTATGGCGATAGCGATTGGTCTCGGCCGGACGAACGCGAACGCACACAGTCGCTGATTCCTGCTTCACAGATGGTGGCGCTCAAGAATACCGGCCACTTCTCAGCTGTTGAGAATCCATCGGAGCTGGCTCGCGTGATAGTGGAGACCGAATGA
- a CDS encoding TetR family transcriptional regulator, whose protein sequence is MRVSRTQAAENRQTVINVASRLFRERGFDGIGLKDLMKGAGLTQGAFYKQFASKEDLAVEASKRALESASGRWSDAAAAHPDDPLGAVIRFYLSGDHRGEKMDGCPIVALGADAARQGPDVKAEFEAGIKAHLDVIGRFIAGTGEEASRGKAMAILATMVGAVTLSRVVNDPDLAQALLDAAAEQVRDVAAA, encoded by the coding sequence ATGCGAGTGAGTCGCACCCAGGCGGCCGAGAACCGCCAAACCGTGATCAATGTGGCCAGTCGCCTCTTCAGGGAGCGCGGCTTTGACGGCATCGGGCTGAAGGACCTGATGAAGGGGGCCGGGCTGACCCAAGGCGCCTTCTACAAGCAGTTCGCATCCAAAGAGGATCTGGCGGTGGAGGCGTCCAAGCGTGCATTGGAGAGCGCATCCGGACGATGGTCAGACGCGGCTGCGGCACATCCTGACGATCCGCTCGGCGCGGTGATTAGGTTCTACCTCAGTGGCGACCATCGCGGAGAGAAGATGGACGGCTGCCCGATCGTGGCGCTCGGCGCAGATGCCGCCCGACAAGGCCCTGACGTGAAGGCGGAATTCGAAGCGGGAATCAAAGCGCATCTTGACGTGATCGGCCGCTTCATCGCCGGGACCGGCGAGGAGGCCTCGCGCGGCAAGGCCATGGCCATTCTCGCAACGATGGTCGGCGCGGTGACGCTGTCGCGCGTCGTCAACGACCCTGATCTGGCTCAGGCGCTTTTGGATGCCGCTGCCGAACAGGTTCGCGACGTCGCTGCCGCTTGA
- a CDS encoding efflux RND transporter periplasmic adaptor subunit codes for MKRGIAVLAGILVPAGVATFVALAIPAHEASAVSDPRQEPPMVRLVTAARVGGSERGFTGTIGARVESNLGFRVAGKIVERLVNVGEQVKSGQPLMRIDETDLRLAVTAKRNAVAAARAVVVQTDADERRYANLVNDGWTSKQRYEQAKAASDTAKAQLAAAEAEAGVAENQATYSVLVADADGTVTQTLGEPGQVVSAGQAVVRLAQSGPREAVVALPETMRPAIGSLAEASLYGSDGRRYTAHLRQLSDSADPQTRTYEARYVLDGEAAAAPLGATVTIRLASQVGQPEVQVPLGAVLDDGRATGVWVFDSATSTVRLQPVKLLRVTSETAVISGSNSGDQIVSLGAHLLHEGARVRTASETRSN; via the coding sequence ATGAAGAGGGGTATTGCGGTATTAGCTGGTATTTTGGTGCCGGCGGGGGTGGCGACCTTCGTTGCTCTTGCGATTCCTGCCCATGAAGCCTCTGCGGTTAGCGACCCGCGGCAGGAGCCGCCGATGGTCCGTCTGGTGACGGCCGCGCGAGTCGGCGGATCCGAACGTGGCTTCACCGGGACCATCGGCGCCAGAGTGGAAAGCAATCTCGGTTTTCGCGTCGCCGGGAAGATCGTCGAACGACTCGTGAATGTCGGTGAGCAGGTCAAATCCGGCCAGCCGCTGATGCGGATCGACGAAACCGACCTCCGCCTGGCGGTCACAGCGAAGCGCAACGCCGTCGCTGCTGCGCGTGCAGTTGTCGTTCAGACCGACGCCGACGAGCGGCGCTACGCCAACCTGGTGAACGACGGATGGACTTCCAAACAGCGCTACGAGCAGGCGAAGGCCGCATCGGACACCGCCAAAGCGCAGCTTGCCGCTGCGGAAGCCGAAGCAGGCGTCGCCGAGAACCAGGCGACCTATTCCGTCCTGGTGGCGGATGCGGACGGAACCGTCACCCAAACGCTGGGCGAACCGGGACAAGTGGTCTCTGCCGGCCAAGCGGTGGTTCGGCTGGCGCAGTCCGGTCCTCGCGAAGCTGTGGTCGCTCTTCCCGAAACGATGCGGCCGGCGATCGGTTCGCTCGCCGAGGCAAGCCTCTATGGCAGCGACGGGCGCCGCTATACCGCACATCTTCGGCAGTTGTCGGATTCCGCCGATCCTCAGACCCGCACCTATGAGGCCCGCTACGTGCTCGATGGTGAGGCCGCTGCGGCACCGCTGGGCGCGACGGTTACCATTCGGCTTGCAAGCCAGGTTGGTCAGCCGGAAGTCCAGGTGCCGCTGGGCGCCGTGCTCGATGACGGCAGAGCGACCGGCGTTTGGGTCTTCGACAGCGCCACCTCGACCGTCCGCTTGCAGCCCGTCAAGCTTCTGCGAGTGACCAGCGAAACGGCCGTTATCTCCGGATCGAACTCCGGCGACCAGATTGTTTCATTAGGTGCTCATCTCCTGCATGAGGGCGCGCGCGTCAGGACTGCCTCCGAAACCAGGAGCAACTGA
- a CDS encoding efflux RND transporter permease subunit codes for MSFNLSAVAVRERAVTLFFILLLAAAGAYAFFKLGRAEDPSFTIKTLTVTTVWPGATAREMQDQVAEPLEKRIQELTWYDRVETTTRPGYAYMTVTLKDSTPPSSVQEEFYQARKKLGDEARKLPSGVLGPFVNDEYSDVSFGLYALKAKGMPMRELARQAEVIRQDLLHVPGVKKINILGERPEQIFVEFSYAKLTTLGVSATDIVAALQRQNTLTPAGSIDTKGPQVFIRVDGAYDSVQAIADTPIVAAGRTLKLSDIAEVRRGYEDPPTYIIRHQGEPTIMLAAVMQEGWNGLALGKALEERSAAIAGTLPLGMTLAKVSDQAVNITSAVDEFMMKFAMALGVVLLVSLLSLGWRVGIVVAAAVPLTLAVVFLIMLETGRFFDRITLGALILALGLLVDDAIIAIEVMVVKMEEGMDRISAAAYAWSHTAAPMLSGTLVTIAGFLPVGFARSTAGEYAGNIFWVVGFALIVSWIVAVIFTPYLGVKMLPAIKPVEGGHHAIYGTPNYQRLRGLITLAVRHKFLTCSIVAVAFALSVVGMGGVKQQFFPTSDRPEVLVEVRLPEGTSIETTTATVEKLEGWLHDQPEAKIITSYVGQGAPRFFFAMAPELPDPAFAKIVVLTPDAEAREALKHRLRQTVSQGLAPEANVRVTQLVFGPYTPFPVEFRIMGPDPAQLYAISQKALKVMRGVHDARQANRDWGDRTPVLRFIPDQDRLNLIGLSPAEVGRQLQFLLTGIAVTQVREDIRNVPIVARSAGGERLDPARLADFSLMSRDGRAIPLDQVGHSEIRLEEPIMKRRDRTPVVTIRSDINEATQPPEVSKEIKTALQPLIASLPAGYRIELGGSIEEATKANDALATIFPAMIAAMLIVVMLQVRSFSTMAMVVLTGPLGLVGVVPALLLFNQPFGFNAILGLIGLAGILMRNTLILTEQIKENLAAGLDDYHAVIEATVQRTRPVILTALAAVLAFIPLTHSVFWGSMAYTLIGGTAVGTVLILLFLPALYAAWFRIKPTADDMHDASHDKPELRSALAAE; via the coding sequence ATGAGCTTCAATCTTTCCGCGGTCGCTGTTCGCGAGCGGGCCGTCACCCTGTTCTTCATCCTGCTGTTGGCCGCCGCGGGCGCCTATGCCTTCTTCAAGCTCGGGCGGGCCGAGGACCCGTCCTTCACCATCAAGACGCTGACGGTCACGACGGTTTGGCCCGGCGCGACGGCACGCGAGATGCAGGACCAGGTCGCCGAGCCCCTGGAGAAGCGGATTCAGGAACTGACCTGGTACGACCGGGTGGAGACGACCACGCGGCCCGGTTATGCGTACATGACGGTAACGCTGAAGGACAGCACGCCGCCATCGAGCGTGCAGGAAGAGTTTTATCAGGCCCGCAAGAAGCTCGGAGATGAAGCGCGCAAGCTGCCTTCTGGCGTGCTGGGCCCGTTCGTCAACGACGAATATTCGGATGTGAGCTTCGGACTCTACGCCCTCAAGGCCAAGGGCATGCCGATGCGCGAACTTGCGCGGCAAGCCGAGGTCATCCGACAGGACCTCCTGCACGTGCCCGGCGTCAAGAAGATCAATATCCTCGGCGAGCGTCCCGAACAGATATTCGTCGAGTTTTCCTATGCCAAGCTGACGACCCTCGGCGTATCGGCAACGGATATCGTTGCCGCCTTGCAGCGGCAGAACACGTTGACCCCGGCAGGCTCGATCGACACCAAGGGGCCGCAGGTCTTCATCCGGGTGGACGGCGCTTATGACAGCGTCCAGGCGATCGCCGACACGCCGATCGTCGCTGCCGGGCGAACGCTGAAGCTTTCCGACATTGCCGAGGTGCGCCGCGGCTACGAGGATCCGCCCACCTACATCATCAGGCACCAGGGTGAGCCCACCATCATGCTCGCGGCGGTGATGCAGGAGGGCTGGAATGGTCTGGCACTCGGCAAGGCGCTGGAGGAGAGGTCCGCAGCGATCGCTGGGACATTGCCACTCGGGATGACCCTGGCCAAGGTCAGCGACCAGGCCGTCAACATCACCTCGGCGGTCGACGAATTCATGATGAAGTTCGCGATGGCGCTCGGCGTGGTGCTGCTGGTGAGCCTGCTCAGCCTCGGCTGGCGCGTCGGCATCGTCGTCGCGGCGGCCGTCCCTCTGACGCTCGCCGTCGTGTTCCTCATCATGCTGGAAACCGGCCGGTTCTTCGACCGCATCACGCTCGGCGCTCTCATCCTGGCGCTCGGTCTTCTCGTCGACGACGCCATCATCGCGATCGAGGTGATGGTGGTGAAGATGGAAGAAGGCATGGACCGCATCTCGGCGGCGGCCTATGCGTGGAGCCACACCGCCGCGCCGATGCTGTCCGGAACACTCGTGACGATCGCAGGCTTCCTGCCGGTGGGCTTTGCGCGCTCGACCGCCGGCGAATATGCCGGCAACATCTTCTGGGTCGTGGGGTTCGCCCTCATCGTCTCCTGGATCGTCGCGGTGATCTTCACGCCCTATCTTGGCGTCAAGATGCTGCCTGCGATCAAGCCGGTGGAAGGCGGTCATCACGCGATTTACGGCACACCCAACTATCAGCGCCTGCGAGGCCTCATCACCCTCGCGGTCCGTCACAAGTTCCTGACCTGCAGCATCGTCGCCGTCGCCTTCGCGCTTTCCGTCGTCGGCATGGGTGGCGTCAAGCAGCAGTTCTTCCCGACCTCCGATCGCCCGGAAGTGCTGGTGGAGGTTCGCCTGCCGGAAGGCACCAGCATCGAGACGACGACGGCCACCGTCGAGAAGCTCGAAGGTTGGCTGCACGATCAACCCGAGGCCAAGATCATCACGAGCTATGTCGGTCAGGGTGCGCCGCGCTTTTTCTTCGCGATGGCGCCGGAACTGCCCGATCCGGCCTTCGCAAAGATCGTCGTGCTGACGCCCGACGCAGAGGCGCGCGAGGCTTTGAAGCACCGGCTCCGACAAACCGTGTCGCAGGGCCTTGCACCCGAGGCCAATGTGCGCGTCACCCAACTCGTGTTCGGACCTTACACGCCTTTCCCGGTGGAGTTCCGGATCATGGGGCCGGATCCCGCTCAATTATATGCCATCTCTCAGAAGGCTCTCAAGGTCATGCGTGGCGTTCACGACGCGCGGCAGGCAAATCGGGATTGGGGCGATCGCACCCCCGTGCTCCGCTTCATCCCGGATCAGGATCGCCTAAACCTGATCGGCCTGTCGCCGGCCGAGGTGGGCCGTCAACTCCAGTTCCTGCTCACCGGCATCGCCGTGACGCAGGTTCGCGAGGACATCCGCAATGTCCCGATCGTGGCACGCAGCGCCGGCGGCGAACGGCTCGATCCGGCGCGTCTGGCGGATTTCTCATTGATGAGCAGGGACGGCCGCGCGATTCCGCTCGACCAGGTCGGCCATTCGGAAATCCGGCTCGAAGAGCCGATCATGAAGCGGCGCGATCGCACGCCGGTCGTCACCATTCGCTCCGATATCAATGAGGCGACCCAACCCCCGGAGGTTTCCAAGGAGATCAAGACGGCCCTCCAACCGCTGATCGCATCCCTTCCGGCTGGCTATCGTATCGAGTTGGGCGGGTCGATCGAGGAAGCAACCAAGGCCAATGACGCGTTGGCGACGATCTTCCCGGCCATGATCGCCGCGATGCTGATCGTCGTCATGCTGCAGGTGCGATCCTTCTCGACGATGGCGATGGTCGTCCTGACCGGACCGCTCGGCCTTGTCGGCGTCGTGCCTGCGTTGCTCCTCTTCAACCAGCCGTTCGGGTTCAACGCGATTCTGGGCCTGATCGGACTGGCCGGCATTCTGATGCGCAACACTCTGATCTTGACCGAACAGATCAAGGAGAACCTTGCCGCCGGACTTGACGACTATCACGCCGTCATCGAAGCCACGGTGCAACGCACGCGGCCGGTGATCCTCACCGCATTGGCCGCCGTCTTGGCCTTCATCCCGCTCACGCATTCCGTTTTCTGGGGATCGATGGCCTATACGCTGATCGGCGGCACCGCGGTCGGAACGGTTCTGATCCTGCTGTTCCTTCCCGCGCTCTATGCCGCGTGGTTCCGGATCAAGCCGACTGCAGATGATATGCACGATGCTTCGCACGATAAGCCGGAATTGCGATCAGCATTGGCTGCGGAGTAA